In the genome of Enterococcus hirae ATCC 9790, one region contains:
- a CDS encoding class II fructose-bisphosphate aldolase: MPVVSGAEFLKAARKGGYAVGGFNTNNLEWTQAILEAAEAKQAPVLIQTSMGAAKYMGGYKVAKDIICDLVESMNITVPVAIHLDHGDYDAAMECIEVGYTSVMFDGSHLPFEENLKLAKEVVEKAHAKGISVECEVGSIGGEEDGIIGNGELADIEECKQMVATGIDYLACGIGNIHGQYPENWNGLAFDHLQAIADAVGSDMPLVLHGGSGIPQEQIQKAISMGVSKVNVNTEFQLSFAKATREYIEAGKDKEGKGFDPRKLLAPGKAAIIKDAEEHIDWFGSANKA, from the coding sequence ATGCCAGTAGTATCAGGAGCTGAATTTTTAAAAGCTGCTCGTAAAGGCGGTTACGCTGTCGGCGGATTCAATACAAATAACTTAGAATGGACTCAAGCAATCCTTGAAGCAGCTGAAGCAAAACAAGCACCAGTACTTATCCAAACTTCAATGGGTGCGGCTAAATACATGGGCGGCTACAAAGTTGCTAAAGATATTATTTGTGACTTAGTTGAATCAATGAACATCACTGTTCCTGTTGCCATCCACTTAGACCATGGTGACTATGATGCAGCTATGGAATGTATCGAAGTAGGCTATACTTCAGTTATGTTTGACGGTTCTCACTTACCATTTGAAGAAAACTTGAAATTAGCGAAAGAAGTTGTAGAAAAAGCTCACGCTAAAGGAATTTCTGTTGAATGTGAAGTTGGTTCAATCGGCGGAGAAGAAGATGGAATCATCGGTAACGGTGAATTAGCAGATATCGAAGAATGTAAACAAATGGTTGCTACAGGAATCGACTACCTAGCATGTGGTATCGGTAACATCCATGGTCAATATCCAGAAAACTGGAATGGTTTAGCATTTGATCATTTACAAGCAATCGCTGATGCTGTAGGTTCAGATATGCCTTTAGTATTACATGGTGGATCAGGTATTCCTCAAGAACAAATCCAAAAAGCAATTTCAATGGGTGTTTCTAAAGTAAACGTAAATACTGAATTCCAATTATCATTTGCTAAAGCTACTCGTGAATATATCGAAGCTGGCAAAGATAAAGAAGGAAAAGGTTTTGACCCTCGTAAATTGTTAGCACCAGGTAAAGCTGCAATCATTAAAGATGCAGAAGAACACATTGATTGGTTCGGTTCAGCTAACAAAGCTTAA
- a CDS encoding CTP synthase: MTKYIFVTGGVVSSIGKGIVAASLGRLLKNRGLKVTIQKFDPYINVDPGTMSPYQHGEVFVTDDGAETDLDLGHYERFIDINLNKYSNVTTGKIYSEVLRKERKGEYLGATVQVIPHITNEIKEKIMRAAKMTDSDVIITEVGGTVGDIESLPFLEALRQMKADVGADNVMYIHTTLIPYLKAAGEMKTKPTQHSVKELRGLGIQPNILVVRTEQPVSQNVKNKLAQFCDVEPEAVIESPDVDTLYSIPLLLQKQGMDRIVCEHLKLETPEADMEEWKQLEEKVLNLKKKVRIALVGKYVELPDAYISVVEALKHSGFAFDADIELDWIKAQDLTKENVAKYLKDADGILVPGGFGDRGVEGKIEAIRYARENDVPFLGICLGMQMACVEFARNVVGLEDAASAETTPETTNNIIDLMADQENIENLGGTLRLGLYPCKIKKGTKTAEAYDGADVVQERHRHRYEFNNKYRQLFEEKGLVFSGVSPDNRLVEIVELTEKKFFVGCQFHPELISRPNRPQKLIKGFVGAALSEREGK; this comes from the coding sequence ATGACAAAATACATTTTTGTAACGGGCGGCGTAGTTTCATCGATTGGTAAAGGAATCGTTGCAGCTTCTTTAGGTCGTTTGTTGAAAAATCGTGGCTTAAAAGTAACCATCCAAAAATTTGATCCCTACATCAACGTAGACCCGGGAACAATGAGTCCGTACCAACACGGAGAAGTTTTTGTAACAGACGACGGAGCAGAAACTGATTTGGATCTAGGCCATTATGAACGTTTTATCGATATCAATTTGAACAAATACTCCAATGTTACTACAGGGAAAATTTATTCAGAAGTACTTCGTAAAGAACGAAAAGGGGAATACTTAGGAGCAACTGTTCAAGTCATCCCTCATATCACTAATGAAATCAAAGAGAAAATCATGCGTGCGGCAAAAATGACTGATTCAGACGTGATCATCACTGAAGTTGGCGGAACAGTCGGCGATATCGAATCTTTACCATTTCTAGAAGCACTACGCCAAATGAAGGCGGATGTTGGTGCTGATAACGTGATGTATATCCACACCACATTGATTCCTTACCTAAAAGCTGCTGGAGAAATGAAAACTAAACCAACTCAACATAGCGTGAAAGAATTACGTGGTTTAGGCATCCAACCTAATATCTTGGTGGTTCGAACAGAGCAACCTGTTTCACAAAATGTGAAAAATAAATTAGCACAATTTTGTGACGTAGAACCCGAAGCAGTGATTGAGTCACCAGATGTGGATACACTTTACTCTATTCCGTTACTTTTACAAAAACAAGGAATGGATCGCATTGTTTGTGAACATTTGAAACTAGAAACGCCAGAAGCTGATATGGAAGAATGGAAACAATTAGAAGAAAAAGTATTGAATCTGAAGAAAAAAGTCCGAATTGCTTTAGTAGGTAAATATGTAGAATTACCAGATGCTTATATCTCAGTTGTTGAAGCGTTGAAGCATTCAGGCTTTGCTTTTGATGCGGACATCGAACTTGACTGGATCAAGGCTCAAGATCTAACCAAAGAAAATGTTGCAAAATATTTGAAAGATGCAGATGGTATCTTAGTACCTGGTGGCTTTGGCGATCGTGGGGTCGAAGGAAAAATTGAAGCGATCCGTTACGCTCGTGAAAATGATGTGCCTTTCTTAGGGATTTGTTTAGGCATGCAAATGGCGTGTGTTGAGTTTGCTCGTAATGTGGTTGGTTTGGAAGATGCTGCTTCAGCAGAAACTACACCAGAAACAACGAACAATATCATTGATTTGATGGCAGACCAAGAAAATATCGAAAACTTAGGTGGAACGTTACGTCTAGGTCTTTACCCATGTAAAATTAAAAAAGGAACGAAAACAGCGGAAGCTTATGACGGAGCCGATGTAGTACAAGAACGTCACCGTCATCGTTATGAATTCAACAATAAATACCGTCAATTATTTGAAGAAAAAGGATTAGTATTCTCAGGTGTTTCTCCTGATAATCGTTTAGTGGAAATCGTGGAATTAACAGAGAAAAAATTCTTTGTTGGTTGTCAATTCCATCCAGAATTGATCTCAAGACCAAATCGCCCACAAAAATTGATCAAAGGATTTGTCGGAGCTGCTTTGTCTGAACGTGAAGGAAAATAA
- the glnA gene encoding type I glutamate--ammonia ligase has protein sequence MVKKQITGDEIKRIIEEENVRFLRLMFTDILGTIKNVEVPVSQIDKVLENKMMFDGSSIEGFVRIEESDMYLYPDLSTWMIFPWESDHGKVARLICDIYNPDGTPFAGDPRGNLKRALKDMRNLGFTSFNLGPEPEFFLFKLDEDGGITTTLNDKGGYFDFAPTDLGENCRRDIVLELESLGFEVEASHHEVAPGQHEIDFKYADVVDACDNIQTFKLVVKTIARKHGLHATFMPKPLFGINGSGMHCNMSLFNDEGNVFYDKDGDLELSQTAYHFLGGLLKHARAYTAVCNPTVNSYKRLVPGYEAPVYVAWSGRNRSPLVRVPESRGLSTRLELRSVDPSANPYLAMAVLLQAGLDGVRNEITPPAAVDRNIYVMNEEEREEAHIQDLPSTIHNAIKELRKDKVMIDALGQHIFSNFVEAKRLEWAAFRQTVSEWEREQYLELY, from the coding sequence ATGGTAAAGAAACAAATAACTGGTGATGAAATTAAACGAATCATTGAAGAAGAGAACGTTCGATTTTTAAGATTAATGTTCACAGATATCTTAGGAACGATCAAAAATGTCGAAGTACCCGTTAGTCAAATCGATAAAGTACTTGAAAACAAAATGATGTTTGATGGTTCTTCGATCGAAGGTTTTGTTCGTATTGAAGAAAGCGATATGTATTTGTATCCTGATCTTTCAACATGGATGATCTTCCCTTGGGAAAGTGATCATGGCAAAGTAGCTCGTTTGATTTGTGATATCTATAACCCAGATGGCACACCTTTTGCAGGTGATCCACGCGGGAATTTGAAACGTGCATTAAAAGATATGCGCAACCTTGGATTTACCTCTTTCAACTTAGGTCCAGAACCAGAATTCTTCTTATTTAAGTTAGATGAAGATGGTGGAATCACGACCACGTTAAACGATAAAGGTGGATATTTTGATTTTGCACCAACAGATTTAGGTGAGAACTGTCGTCGTGATATTGTTTTAGAATTAGAAAGCCTTGGGTTTGAAGTAGAAGCTTCTCACCACGAAGTAGCTCCTGGGCAACATGAGATTGATTTTAAATATGCAGACGTTGTGGATGCTTGTGACAATATTCAAACATTCAAACTAGTCGTTAAAACAATTGCTCGTAAACATGGGTTACACGCAACGTTCATGCCTAAACCATTATTCGGGATCAATGGTTCGGGGATGCACTGTAATATGTCCTTGTTCAATGATGAAGGAAATGTCTTTTATGACAAAGATGGCGATTTAGAACTTAGCCAAACAGCGTATCATTTCCTAGGTGGGCTATTGAAACATGCTCGTGCCTATACAGCGGTTTGCAATCCGACCGTCAACTCATATAAACGTTTAGTTCCAGGCTATGAAGCACCAGTATATGTGGCATGGAGCGGTCGCAATCGTTCACCATTAGTCCGTGTTCCAGAATCTCGTGGCTTATCCACACGTTTGGAATTGCGTTCAGTTGATCCATCTGCTAATCCATATCTAGCAATGGCTGTTTTATTACAAGCTGGATTGGATGGCGTTCGTAATGAAATCACGCCACCAGCAGCTGTAGATCGAAATATTTATGTGATGAACGAAGAAGAACGAGAAGAAGCACACATTCAAGATCTTCCTTCAACGATCCATAATGCAATCAAAGAATTAAGAAAAGACAAAGTGATGATCGATGCTTTGGGACAACATATCTTTTCAAACTTTGTCGAAGCAAAACGCTTAGAATGGGCGGCGTTTAGACAAACTGTTTCAGAATGGGAAAGAGAACAATATTTGGAATTGTATTGA
- a CDS encoding UDP-N-acetylglucosamine 1-carboxyvinyltransferase yields the protein MKKIIIEGNRPLTGEVTISGAKNSAVALIPAAILADSPVILEGVPDIQDVHSLIEILEIMGAKIHFSQNILEIDPRGIVSVPMPSGKINSLRASYYFMGALLGKFGEAVVGLPGGCYLGPRPIDLHVKGFEALGASVNNEHGAMYLRTDQQGLQGNRIFMDVVSVGATINVMLAAIKAKGQTVIENAAREPEIIDVATLLNNMGAKVRGAGTDVIRIEGVDKLHGCRHFMIPDRIEAGTYLALAAAAGNGVKIKNVIYEHLESFIAKLQEMGVNMTIREDEIEVFPSKVLKAVNVMTYPYPGFATDLQQPLTPLLLMTKGTAEITDTIYAKRVNHVPELARMGADISVEGNLIITNGPNKLHGTEVVASDLRAGACLVIAGLMAEGTTTIYNVEYILRGYDHIIEKLTALGAEIQMVEEVEAE from the coding sequence ATGAAAAAAATCATAATTGAAGGAAATCGTCCGTTAACTGGTGAAGTAACGATCAGTGGGGCTAAAAATAGTGCAGTGGCTTTGATTCCTGCAGCGATTTTAGCAGATTCTCCGGTTATTTTAGAAGGCGTACCTGATATTCAGGATGTTCATTCACTAATCGAAATTTTAGAAATCATGGGAGCAAAAATCCATTTTTCACAAAATATTTTAGAAATTGATCCCCGCGGTATCGTCTCTGTGCCCATGCCAAGTGGTAAGATCAATAGTCTACGTGCTTCCTATTATTTTATGGGGGCACTGCTTGGAAAATTTGGTGAGGCAGTGGTTGGTTTGCCAGGTGGGTGCTATCTAGGACCACGACCAATTGATTTACATGTCAAGGGTTTCGAAGCATTAGGTGCTTCAGTCAATAATGAACATGGTGCGATGTATTTACGGACCGACCAACAGGGATTACAGGGAAATCGGATTTTCATGGATGTCGTTTCAGTCGGTGCAACGATCAATGTGATGCTGGCTGCTATTAAAGCGAAAGGTCAGACAGTAATCGAAAATGCCGCTCGTGAACCAGAGATCATCGATGTTGCTACTTTGTTGAATAATATGGGTGCTAAAGTGCGAGGAGCAGGGACAGATGTGATCCGAATCGAAGGTGTAGACAAACTCCATGGTTGTCGCCATTTCATGATCCCTGATCGAATCGAAGCAGGGACTTATCTAGCGCTTGCTGCAGCAGCAGGAAATGGTGTTAAGATCAAAAATGTGATTTACGAACATTTAGAAAGTTTTATTGCTAAACTTCAAGAAATGGGCGTAAACATGACGATTAGAGAAGATGAGATTGAAGTGTTTCCGTCTAAAGTGTTAAAAGCGGTGAATGTGATGACTTATCCATATCCTGGGTTTGCAACAGACTTACAACAACCATTGACTCCCCTCTTATTAATGACCAAAGGAACAGCTGAAATCACAGATACGATTTATGCTAAACGTGTGAATCATGTGCCTGAATTAGCACGTATGGGTGCTGATATATCAGTTGAAGGGAATTTGATCATTACAAATGGACCAAATAAACTTCATGGAACAGAGGTAGTCGCTTCTGACCTTCGAGCAGGTGCTTGCTTAGTTATTGCAGGTCTCATGGCTGAAGGAACAACTACTATTTATAACGTAGAATATATTTTACGTGGTTATGATCATATTATTGAAAAATTGACGGCATTAGGTGCTGAAATCCAAATGGTGGAGGAAGTGGAAGCTGAATGA
- a CDS encoding type B 50S ribosomal protein L31, translating into MKENIHPDYHPVVFLDSTTGFKFLSGSTKTSQETVEWEDGNTYPVIRVEVTSDSHPFYTGRQKFTQADGRVDRFNKKYGLKDANAAE; encoded by the coding sequence ATGAAAGAAAACATCCATCCAGATTACCATCCAGTAGTGTTCTTGGATTCAACAACTGGCTTTAAATTCTTGTCAGGTTCAACAAAAACTTCACAAGAAACAGTTGAATGGGAAGACGGTAATACATACCCAGTCATCCGTGTCGAAGTTACTTCTGACTCACATCCATTCTATACTGGACGTCAAAAATTCACACAAGCAGACGGACGTGTGGACCGTTTCAACAAAAAATACGGTCTCAAAGACGCAAACGCTGCAGAATAA
- the rho gene encoding transcription termination factor Rho, which produces MSDYLTMAELENKTLKEVYSYAKEFKIPYYSKMNKKELSLAVIRAQAEKQGFYYMEGILDIVGQDGYGFLRPINYGPSVEDIYISASQIRRFSLRNGDKVAGKARPPKESERYYGLMHVESVNGKDPEEAKERPHFPALTPLYPQEQLRLETTSQRLATRMIDIFSPVGFGQRGLIVAPPKAGKTSVLKEIANGITENHPEVELIVLLIDERPEEVTDLERSVKGDVVSSTFDLQPQNHTRVSELVLERAMRLVEDKRDVVILMDSITRLARAYNLVVPPSGRTLSGGIDPAALYKPKKFFGAARNIEEGGSLTILATALVDTGSRMDDVIYEEFKGTGNLELQLSRELSERRIFPAIDIKKSGTRKEELLMPEDQLEEIWKLRKNMVGDSLEYTEQLIRFLRKTKNNQQFFKEFQDVSFGKKNQTRNLKR; this is translated from the coding sequence ATGAGTGATTATTTAACGATGGCGGAACTGGAAAATAAGACATTAAAAGAGGTCTACAGTTACGCAAAAGAATTTAAGATTCCTTATTATAGCAAAATGAATAAAAAAGAATTATCTTTAGCTGTGATTCGGGCGCAAGCAGAAAAACAAGGGTTTTATTATATGGAAGGAATCTTAGATATCGTTGGACAAGATGGGTATGGTTTTTTACGACCAATCAATTATGGGCCAAGTGTAGAAGATATCTATATCTCTGCTTCACAAATAAGACGGTTTAGTTTGCGAAATGGAGATAAAGTAGCAGGAAAGGCTCGCCCACCTAAAGAGTCAGAACGTTATTATGGATTGATGCACGTGGAAAGTGTAAATGGAAAAGACCCAGAAGAAGCCAAAGAACGTCCGCATTTTCCAGCATTGACACCTCTGTATCCTCAAGAACAGCTTAGGTTAGAAACAACCTCTCAAAGACTAGCAACAAGAATGATCGATATCTTCTCACCAGTAGGTTTTGGTCAACGTGGCTTGATTGTAGCACCTCCTAAAGCCGGAAAAACTTCTGTGTTAAAGGAAATCGCCAATGGAATCACTGAAAATCATCCAGAAGTAGAACTGATCGTTCTTCTGATCGATGAACGCCCAGAAGAAGTCACAGATTTGGAACGCAGCGTCAAAGGAGATGTCGTTTCATCTACTTTCGATTTACAACCACAAAATCATACAAGGGTATCTGAGTTGGTCCTGGAAAGAGCGATGCGTTTAGTCGAAGATAAACGAGATGTCGTGATCTTGATGGATAGTATTACCCGATTAGCTAGAGCTTACAATTTAGTCGTACCGCCAAGTGGTCGTACATTGAGCGGAGGAATCGATCCAGCCGCACTATATAAACCAAAAAAATTCTTCGGAGCAGCTAGAAATATCGAAGAAGGTGGAAGCTTGACGATCTTAGCAACTGCCTTAGTCGATACGGGTAGCCGAATGGATGATGTGATCTATGAAGAGTTTAAAGGAACAGGGAATTTAGAACTTCAACTGTCTCGTGAACTATCTGAGCGTCGTATCTTCCCTGCCATTGATATCAAGAAATCTGGTACGAGAAAAGAAGAGCTTCTAATGCCAGAAGATCAATTAGAAGAAATTTGGAAGTTACGAAAGAATATGGTCGGCGATTCATTGGAATACACCGAACAATTGATCCGTTTTTTAAGAAAAACCAAAAACAATCAACAATTTTTCAAAGAATTCCAAGATGTCTCGTTCGGTAAAAAAAATCAGACAAGAAATCTAAAAAGATAA